A stretch of the Coregonus clupeaformis isolate EN_2021a unplaced genomic scaffold, ASM2061545v1 scaf0875, whole genome shotgun sequence genome encodes the following:
- the LOC121563429 gene encoding sorbitol dehydrogenase: MEKENLSVVLHSQGDLRLEQRPIPEPGPNEVLLQMHSVGICGSDVHYWQNGRIGDFVVKKPMVLGHEAAGRVVKVGSAVKNLKEGDRVAVEPGVPREMDEFFKSGNYNLSPTIFFCATPPDDGNLCRFYKHSANFCYKLPDNVTYEEGALIEPLSVGIHACRRAGVTLGSSVLICGAGPIGLVCLLVAKAMGASQVVITDLSADRLVMAKELGADFPLTVKREDGPEELAKRVQGLLGAQPHITIECTGVESSVQTAIYATRPGGVVVLVGMGAAMTTVPLLNAAIREVDIRGVFRYCNTWPMAIAMLASKKVNVAPLVTHRFPLEQAVQAFETTRQGQGVKVMLKCDKTDQNP; the protein is encoded by the exons ATGGAAAAAGAAAACCTATCCGTGGTGTTGCATTCCCAGGGCGACCTCAGACTG GAACAACGACCCATCCCTGAACCAGGTCCAAATG AGGTGTTGCTTCAGATGCATTCAGTTGGGATCTGTGGGTCAGATGTGCACTACTGGCAAAATGGACGCATAGGTGACTTTGTGGTAAAGAAGCCCATGGTGCTGGGGCATGAGGCCGCTGGTCGGGTGGTGAAGGTGGGCTCAGCAGTGAAAAACCTAAAAGAAG GGGATAGAGTCGCTGTAGAGCCAGGTGTCCCTCGCGAGATGGATGAGTTCTTCAAATCAGGAAACTACAATCTTTCCCCCACCATCTTCTTCTGTGCCACACCCCCTGATGATGGGAATTTGTGCAGATTTTACAAACACAGCGCCAACTTCTGTTACAA ACTGCCTGACAATGTGACATATGAGGAGGGGGCCCTGATTGAGCCCCTGTCTGTGGGTATTCATGCCTGCCGCAGAGCTGGAGTGACCCTGGGCAGCAGTGTACTTATCTGTGGGGCAG GACCAattggtctggtctgtctgctgGTGGCCAAGGCTATGGGTGCCTCACAGGTGGTCATAACTG ACCTGTCAGCAGATCGCCTGGTCATGGCCAAGGAGCTGGGAGCAGACTTCCCTCTGACTGTGAAGAGGGAGGATGGGCCTGAGGAGCTGGCTAAGAGAGTGCAGGGACTGCTGGGAGCACAGCCTCATATCACCATCGAGTGCACGGGTGTGGAGAGCAGTGTCCAAACTGCCATTTAT GCTACACGTCCTGGAGGAGTGGTGGTTCTAGTAGGGATGGGTGCAGCGATGACCACTGTCCCACTGCTCAATGCTGctatcagagaggtggacatcagAGGGGTCTTCCGCTACTGCAACAC CTGGCCAATGGCTATAGCGATGCTGGCCTCTAAGAAGGTGAACGTGGCGCCCCTGGTGACCCACCGGTTCCCCCTGGAGCAGGCTGTGCAGGCCTTCGAGACCACACGCCAGGGACAAGGGGTCAAGGTCATGCTCAAGTGTGACAAGACTGACCAGAACCCCTGA
- the LOC123485863 gene encoding LOW QUALITY PROTEIN: amyloid-beta A4 precursor protein-binding family A member 2-like (The sequence of the model RefSeq protein was modified relative to this genomic sequence to represent the inferred CDS: inserted 1 base in 1 codon) — protein sequence MACKQPVPAMAHRKRPGTSGSSCSMVEPPARPPCPAAYPPEQHSQDHEEGPGEGEEEEEEEVHYCRQQGLKPELTDSRPATPTTPEPEHEHEHSHDHDHPDCQDHDDHSHSDDHAECHGHDHEHADCHGHDHGHSHDDVDCHDHDHGHVQSHINDHDHAGCQGHRHDHADSLDGDSSSDYVNNTSEEEDYDEGLPEEDEGVTYYIRYCPEDDSYLEGSMDCNEAEADYTASTVQHVRAEPPADTDECQEAVEEWVEGEGGVEVGEVRCEVVEQDPDEQIYDGRPEPILDHHPHPAAILHESPAPTEEEEEEREEYLPNDEEVVEEERAGVGYTGDCYAPEEDNGNSVVHVPRSPYRGRKVVVEGETGEETGEEDIDQIVAEIKMSMSMGSLSSGGTDQSPEELVQDSAPSDYHPPEAHAKPEPAPYTPTPHRHDSRPKSLNLPSTRHNNPDLQRGFKVRSRTPEERQRWAQEQMTNGAEQPRKQQRSDLNVPLENNNVLEETKKAASFPSFVDVPGPCEPEDLIDGIIFAANYLGSTQLLSERNPSKNIRMMQAQEAVSRVKRVQKAAKIKKKASPEGDAHTLTEVDLFISTQRIKVLNADTQETMMDNALRTISYIADIGNIVVLMARRRMPRTASQDCIETTPGAPEAKKQYKMICHVFESEDAQLIAQSIGQSFSVAYQEFLRANGINPEDLSQKEYSDIINTQEMYNDDLIHFSNSENCKELQLEKHKGEILGVVIVESGWGSILPTVILANMMNGGPAARSGKLSIGDQIMSINNTSLVGLPLATCQGIIKGLKNQVQVKLNIVSCXPVTTVLIKRPDLKYQLGFSVQNGIICSLMRGGIAERGGVRVGHRIIEINGQSVVATAHEKIVQALSNSVGEIHMKTMPAAMFRLLTGQETPMYI from the exons ATGGCCTGTAAGCAGCCAGTGCCAGCGATGGCTCATAGGAAGAGGCCAGGGACCAGTGGCTCCAGCTGCAGCATGGTGGAGCCCCCCGCCCGGCCGCCCTGCCCCGCCGCCTACCCCCCAGAGCAGCACAGCCAGGACCATGAGGAGGGGcctggggagggggaggaggaggaggaggaggaggtccaCTACTGCCGCCAGCAGGGCCTGAAGCCAGAGCTGACGGACAGCCGGCCGGCCACACCTACTACACCGGAGCCGGAACACGAGCATGAACACAGCCATGACCACGATCACCCAGACTGCCAGGACCATGATGACCACAGTCACAGCGACGACCATGCAGAGTGCCATGGCCACGACCACGAGCATGCAGACTGTCATGGTCACGATCACGGTCACAGTCACGACGATGTAGACTGCCATGACCACGACCATGGCCATGTCCAGAGTCACATCAATGACCACGACCATGCAGGCTGCCAAGGCCACCGCCACGACCACGCTGACAGCCTGGACGGAGACTCCAGCTCTGACTATGTAAACAACACCTCAGAGGAGGAGGACTATGATGAAGGTCTGCCGGAGGAGGACGAGGGCGTCACCTACTACATCCGCTATTGCCCTGAGGATGACAGCTACCTGGAGGGCAGCATGGACTGCAATGAGGCCGAGGCTGACTATACCGCCAGCACCGTGCAGCACGTCCGGGCTGAGCCGCCGGCCGACACAGACGAGTGCCAGGAGGCGGTGGAGGAgtgggtggagggagaagggggggtGGAGGTGGGAGAGGTGCGCTGTGAGGTGGTGGAGCAGGACCCAGATGAACAGATCTACGACGGGCGGCCGGAGCCCATCCTGGACCACCACCCTCACCCCGCCGCCATCCTGCATGAGTCCCCCGCACCcacagaggaggaagaagaggagcggGAGGAGTACCTTCCTAACGatgaggaggtggtagaggaggagagagctgggGTTGGCTACACTGGGGACTGCTATGCGCCAGAGGAGGACAATGGGAACTCTGTGGTTCACGTACCGCGGTCTCCATACCGTGGCCGTAAGGTGGTAGTGGAGGGGGAGACGGGGGAGGAGACGGGGGAGGAGGACATTGACCAGATAGTGGCAGAGATCAAGATGAGTATGAGCATGGGTAGCCTGAGCAGTGGTGGGACTGACCAGAGCCCTGAGGAGCTGGTGCAAGACAGTGCACCCAGTGATTACCACCCTCCTGAGGCCCATGCCAAGCCTGAGCCTgccccctacaccccaaccccacACCGCCACGACAGCAGACCCAAGTCCCTCAACCTCCCCTCCACACGGCACAACAACCCTGATCTCCAGAGGGGCTTCAAGGTTCGCTCCCGCACCCCTGAGGAGCGACAGCGGTGGGCTCAAGaacag ATGACAAACGGTGCAGAGCAGCCCAGGAAACAGCAGCGCTCTGACCTCAACGTGCCGCTGGAGAACAACAATGTCCTGGAG GAAACAAAGAAAGCTGCATCTTTCCCCAGCTTTGTTGATG ttccaGGGCCCTGTGAGCCAGAAGATCTTATTGATGGCATCATCTTTGCTGCTAACTACCTGGGCTCCACCCAGCTGCTCTCTGAGAGGAACCCGTCCAAGAACATCCGCATGATGCAGGCCCAGGAGGCTGTCAGCCGGGTCAAG AGGGTTCAGAAGGCTGCCAAAATCAAGAAAAAGGCG AGCCCAGAGGGGgacgcacacacactgacagaggtGGACCTCTTCATCTCCACCCAGAGGATCAAAGTGCTCAACGCAGACACACAG GAAACTATGATGGACAACGCCCTGCGCACCATCTCCTACATAGCTGACATTGGGAACATTGTGGTGCTGATGGCGAGGCGCCGCATGCCCCGCACAGCCTCCCAGGACTGCATCGAGACCACACCTGGAGCCCCAGAGGCCAAGAAACAGTACAAGATGATCTGCCACGTCTTTGAGTCTGAGGAC GCCCAGCTCATAGCCCAGTCGATTGGGCAGTCATTTAGCGTGGCCTACCAGGAGTTCCTGAGGGCCAACGGCATCAACCCAGAGGACCTGAGTCAGAAGGAGTACAGTGACATCATCAACACGCAGGAGATGTACAACGATGACCTCATCCACTTCTCCAACTCTGAGAACTGCAAAGAG CTGCAGCTGGAGAAGCATAAGGGAGAGATCCTGGGCGTGGTCATAGTGGAGTCTGGCTGGGGCTCCATCCTGCCCACGGTCATCCTGGCCAACATGATGAACGGTGGGCCGGCCGCCCGCTCCGGGAAGCTCAGCATCGGAGACCAGATCATGTCCATCAACAACACCAGCCTGGTAGGGCTGCCGCTCGCCACCTGTCAGGGAATCATCAAG GGCCTGAAGAACCAGGTGCAGGTGAAGCTGAACATTGTGAGCT CCCCTGTCACCACCGTGCTCATCAAGAGGCCAGACCTCAAGTACCAGCTGGGCTTCAGCGTCCAGAATGGGATT ATCTGCAGCCTGATGCGTGGGGGTATTGCTGAGCGAGGGGGTGTCCGGGTTGGCCACCGCATTATTGAGATCAATGGCCAAAGCGTGGTGGCTACAGCACATGAGAAGATTGTCCAAGCCCTCTCAAACTCTGTGGGCGAG ATTCACATGAAGACAATGCCAGCGGCCATGTTCAGACTCTTAACAGGACAGGAGACTCCTATGTATATTTAA
- the LOC123485865 gene encoding telomere repeats-binding bouquet formation protein 2-like has product MSMLRCSRPRLPLSAAAGPRPIIDIILTLMICSTSQVSEGGAITSWETADYLFSEDATCPDTVRIFESGDYAENRLTVFHSFYLAACEKCHSVKSVCIGHYVLPPVSVQEGK; this is encoded by the exons ATGTCCATGCTGCGCTGCTCGCGCCCTCGGCTGCCACTATCAGCAGCAGCAGGCCCGCGACCGATCATCGACATCATCCTCACCTTGATGATTTGCTCAACATCCCAAG TATCGGAGGGTGGAGCTATTACAAGTTGGGAGACTGCGGACTACCTTTTCAGTGAGGATGCCACCTGTCCTGATACAGTCag GATATTTGAGAGTGGGGACTATGCTGAGAACAGGCTGACAGTTTTTCACAGCTTCTATCTAGCTGCCTGTGAGAAATGCCACAGTGTCAAGTCGGTGTGCATCGGTCATTATGTGCTGCCTCCAGTCTCTGTCCAGGAGGGTAAGTAG